From a single Gadus morhua chromosome 3, gadMor3.0, whole genome shotgun sequence genomic region:
- the LOC115540847 gene encoding mucin-2-like: protein SDAEGHAVSPTPTLQHAVSPTPTLQHAVSPTPTLQHAVSPTPTLQHAVSPTPTLQHAVSPTPTLQHTVSPTPTLQHAVSPTPALQHTVSPTPTLQHTVSPTPTLQHAVSPTPTLQHAVSPTPTLQHTVSPTPTLQQTVSPTPTLQHTVSPTPTLQHAVSPTPTLQRAVSPTPTLQQTVSPTPTLQRAVSPTPTLQQTVSPTPTLQHTVSPTPTLQHAVSPTPALQHTVSPTPTLQHTVSPTPTLQQTVSPTPTLQHTVSPTPTPTLQHAVSPTPTLQRAVSPTPTLQQTVSPTPTLQRAVSPTPTLQQTVSPTPTLQHTVSPTPTLQHAVSPTPTLQHTVSPTPTLQHAVSPTPTLQHTVSPTPTLKHTVSPTPTLQQTVSPTPTLQHTVSPTPTLQHAVSPTPTLQHTVSPTPTLQQTVSPTPTLQHAMSPTPTLQHTVSPTPTLQQTVSPTPTLQHTVSPTPERKTSTNREEKAPAAAGSEQNPCEVRHTH, encoded by the coding sequence TCTGATGCAGAGGGACACGCAGTGAGTCCTACACCGACTCTACAACACGCAGTGAGTCCTACACCGACTCTACAACACGCAGTGAGTCCTACACCAACTCTACAACACGCAGTGAGTCCAACACCGACTCTACAACACGCAGTGAGTCCTACACCAACTCTACAACACGCAGTGAGTCCTACACCGACTCTACAACACACAGTGAGTCCAACACCAACTCTACAACACGCAGTGAGTCCAACACCAGCGCTACAACACACAGTGAGTCCAACACCAACTCTACAACACACAGTGAGTCCAACACCAACTCTACAACACGCAGTGAGTCCAACACCAACTCTACAACACGCAGTGAGTCCAACACCAACTCTACAACACACAGTGAGTCCAACACCAACGCTACAACAGACAGTGAGTCCAACACCAACTCTACAACACACAGTGAGTCCAACACCAACTCTACAACACGCAGTGAGTCCAACACCAACTCTACAACGCGCAGTGAGTCCAACACCAACGCTACAACAGACAGTGAGTCCAACACCAACTCTACAACGCGCAGTGAGTCCAACACCAACGCTACAACAGACAGTGAGTCCAACACCGACTCTACAACACACAGTGAGTCCAACACCAACTCTACAACACGCAGTGAGTCCAACACCAGCGCTACAACACACAGTGAGTCCAACACCAACTCTACAACACACAGTGAGTCCAACACCAACGCTACAACAGACAGTGAGTCCAACACCAACTCTACAACACACAGTGagtccaacaccaacaccaactctACAACACGCAGTGAGTCCAACACCAACTCTACAACGCGCAGTGAGTCCAACACCAACGCTACAACAGACAGTGAGTCCAACACCAACTCTACAACGCGCAGTGAGTCCAACACCAACGCTACAACAGACAGTGAGTCCAACACCGACTCTACAACACACAGTGAGTCCAACACCAACTCTACAACACGCAGTGAGTCCAACACCAACTCTACAACACACAGTGAGTCCAACACCAACTCTACAACACGCAGTGAGTCCAACACCAACTCTACAACACACAGTGAGTCCAACACCGACTCTAAAACACACAGTGAGTCCAACACCAACTCTACAACAGACAGTGAGTCCAACACCAACTCTACAACACACAGTGAGTCCAACACCAACTCTACAACACGCAGTGAGTCCAACACCGACTCTACAACACACAGTGAGTCCAACACCAACTCTACAACAGACAGTGAGTCCAACACCAACTCTACAACACGCAATGAGTCCAACACCGACTCTACAACACACAGTGAGTCCAACACCAACTCTACAACAGACAGTGAGTCCAACACCAACTCTACAACACACAGTGAGTCCAACACCAGAGAGGAAGACGTCAACAAACCGGGAGGAaaaggccccagcagcagcaggctcagAGCAGAACCCCTGTGAggtccgccacacacac